The genomic region TGTGTATTCCCAATCAATACCTCCATATTTTGCACCTATCATAATATGTGGAGCAATATATGGGGGGCCTTCTCTGGCTAAAGTCTCGTATGTTCTAATGTAGTCTTCGATGGTCTTGTTGAGATGCTTAATATCTCTAATAATCCTATTATCCAATACTAGTTCGTAATCTACTATATCGACACCAGCGTTTCTCAGCTTTACTGCTAGTTCTTTATCGATTAATCCTGGATGAACGTTTATGATGAGGCCAAAATTTTTCTTTATCTCTCTTATAGTGTCAAGATATGGTTGGATCGGTAGATATCCCTCCCTAGTAAATCCGCCGCTGATCAATAATCCATGGGCTCCTTTTTTAGCGTAATATCTTGCTAGATCATATAATTGTTTAGGTGTATATACGTGATCCATGCCTTTCAAGAATCTTCCCATACAGTAGTTGCACATAAGCCAGCATTTATTGCCAGTAATGCTTATACTGGGAAATTTTTTACTGGGCATAAATACTAGGATCTCTCTACTCAATATAGTTTTCACCTATTTCTCAATTTTTCTAGTTCACTAATGATACTGTCTAAATACTTCATTACATGGTTTCTGGAATAGAAATTATAGAAGGGGCCGCGGGGACTCTCATTATAGTAGGGTCTATTACAATATGGACATCCGCTGGTTATAAATATTCCCATGTATTTCTCTATATGCCTAACTATTTCTTCGAGAATATCATTATTAACTCTAATGCTTTTATCTAGTATCTCATTGAGCCTATATCCTTTAAGCAAAAAATACCGGATGATTTGAGCTTCACGATAGCGTAATATGTTTATCTCAGGCCTCATTAATCCTTTATCTATTGGTGTATAAGCGAATAACGCTATATCGGCTCCTCTCATAATAAGATCTTCCATCAACTTATACAGTTCTAATGGTTTCTCACCCAATCCTACAATTAAGTGAACTATGACCCTCCTATATCCATATACTTTTATGGCTTCATTGATAAATTTCATATATATTCTCCACGAGTACGGTTTATTAACGATTCTAAAAATCCTAGGAGACGAAGCATCTAATCCTACTCCAAGATAATCTACTCCATATCCCTTGAATTCTTCGAGATATTTTGATGAAATAGGTGTTATGGCTAAACTAATAGGTAATTCAGGAACATTATCGTTTATTTCTCTAATAATCTTTAGTGCTTCATCTAGAAACCAAGGCTTAATTATTGTCTGCAAACATATCCTTTTAATTTCATCTCCATGTTGTTTAAGAGCATTTACTACCTTACTCAACCCAATAGGTGGCCAGGTAATTCTTGATAAGAATTTTTTCGATAAGGAACTCATTATGCTTTGAGCACAAAACTTGCAATGTGCTAAACATCCTTTATCCGAGTATTGTAGCAAGTATATTATATTCATTGGATAACTTATTTGCGGACCATCCATTAACCCTAATTTGACGAGAGACCATAAAGATGCTCTAATCATTATGTCATCCATTAAATCATCCTCACCCTTATTGAACACGTTACCTATTCTTCCAATAGATTTTTCATAGTTAGATATCTTGTTAAAATTAATTGTTAACTAATTATTAGAGTGAAATAATAAATATAGAGTGGCGTGATACGCATTGTCATCTTGGAGATTAATTATCGATGAAGCAAATGTTTACTATAATATGGCTATGGATGAAACACTACTTATTTTGAGAGAAAAAGGACTTATTCCAAACACTGTTAGAATCTATATAATGCGTCCCAGCGCGGTTACTATTGGTTATTTTCAGAGGATAAAGGATGTATTAAATCTAGACTACTTGGATAAATACGGAATAGATTATACTCGTAGAATAACTGGTGGTGGAGCAGTTTATCATGATCAAGATGGTGAAATAACATATTCTATAACAACAGATATAGATAGTATTTCCAAGAATATTCTCGAATCATATAGGAAGATATGTTCAGGAATAGTTGAAGCATTAAAAGAGCTTGGTGTTAAAGCTGAGTACAAACCTATAAATGACATAGTAGTAATGGGGAAAAAGATCTCTGGAAACGCTCAAACTCGTCGTAGAAAAGCTCTTATGCAGCATGGAACACTTATGTATGGAACCAACATTGATATACTGGCCAAAGTACTTAAACCCCCAAAAGAAAAACTTTCCTCACATAAAGCTAAAACTATACACGATAGAGTAACTACTCTAGAGAAAATCTTAGGTTACAAGCCTAGAAAAGAAGATGTTATTGATGCATTGATAAAAGGTTTCGAAAAAGCTCTAAGAATAAGATTGGTTAGGGATAATTATTGGAAGGAGGAGCTAGAGCTAGCCAATTCGCTTATTGATAAATACAGGTCTAAAGAATGGATCTTTAAGAGGTGAATACATGAACAATTCTATAAAAAAATCTATTACCCATAGAGTTCCGGGAGGAAAAACTCTAAAAATTGATGCTGAATTTAAAGACGACGTTATCGTTGACATAGTTATAAGCGGGGACTTTTTCGCTTATCCCGAAGAAGGTATAGAGATGCTTGAGAATGATTTGAAGGGTAAAACAATTAATGAAGCAATACGGATCATAGATGACTATAGAGACAAGATTGAATTACTTGGAATAAGCCTCGATAATATAAAGAATTTATTAATAGAAATATTTCGTGGTGAATCATAATTGATAATTGGTTTCAAAGGCTTCAATATAAAAGATATAATTTACTTATCGATCGGGGTATTCTCAGGAGGATGCGAGCCATCGGTATCTAACGAGTTGAGGCCTACACTGTTATTGGTGAAAGAAAATAATGGCATAGCTGTTATCAGGGAAAACAATGTATTATCAATTATATATGACGGATATAATGCTCCTACAGGAATAATACTGAATCAGAAACACGGAGAAATCTATATGCACACATTCAATGTCGGGAACGAAAGAGTAGAAGGATACTTGACCCGCTCAAAAATTGATCCAAGAATTTTCGCTGGTTTATATGCATGTATGATAGGTAAGGGCTCTGATCAAAGAAAAGCGTTTCTAGAAGTCATGGATACTCTAGCATTGGGAGAAGGCGATCCTCTTAAATATATGAAAACTATTATTTCTGAACATAAGGTTTTCCACAGACTTAACAATGCTTTGAATCGATTAATCAAGAATGAAGAGTTACTGAGAAAAATAATATATAATAAATTAATTATTGGAGGAAGAAGCTTAGGCAATACAGCGTATGTATCGGCAATAATTAAGACCAGTCATGGTTTTATTAAAGAATGTATTGAGCCCATAAGTATTAGTACCTATAAGGAATACAAATGGATCCAACCCAACAAATTCTTTATATGTGGTTTACCAAATGAAATAATGGAGTTTGCTTCGAAATATGGATCCGAAAAACATGTTGATCCATATATGGGTAATTGTATTGTGGGCGATGATGCTGTCAGGCTTGTTATTTTACTAGAAAAATACTTGTCAAGTACTTAATACTTTTTATATTTTTAGATTTTTCTTTAAGAACTCCACAATTTTATTAATTGTTTCATCGTGTAGGCCGTGCTCCATATAGCATGCATCTATTTCAGCTATATCTCTTGGAACACCTATAGCTACTAAGAACTCGGTTAACAATATATGTCTTCTATAAACTTTTTCCGCCAAAGACTTGCCTTTCTCCGTTAATTTAATGTATCCTCCTTTTCTATAAACTATATATCCTAATTCATTAAGCCTCTTCAAATATTCTACAACACTGCTAGGTTTAATCCCCAATCTTCTAGCTAATTCTCTAACTTTTGGTTTAAGACCTTGTTGTTTCATAGCATATATTGCTTCTAAGTAATCCTCAGCTCTCCAAGGTTTTGTTTTATCGTGTGATACCAATGAGGAGTAGCCTCCTAGCCTTGCTTCTTCATTTCTTTAAGTTTTTCGGCTGCATATTTTACAATGTTTATTGCTTCTTCTATAGGCATATAACCATTTATCCTCTCAACAGGTTCTACTCCGTACTCATCCATTTTGTCTGGATCAGTTATTATTACGTCTGGAACATATGCTACATTATACATATCTGCTTCTAGAGGTAATTCAATTGCTTCTATTGTTTCAACTAATATCTTATCGTTTATAAGTGCTAATTGATTGAAAGCATCTACTGTTAATGGGCAATAGGGGCATTCTGGTGTAACAAATATTTTGATATGAAGCGGTACATCTATTTTCTTAGCTTCCTCTATAACGTTTTCTGGAAGTTTTATATCATTATTAGCAATGTATAGATGAACATATATGAATGGAGCAAATTCTTGTCCACTTGGCAATCCATAATATCTAATATTCTTCTTTGGCGATCCATATATGAATGCTGGAACATATCTTGTATGAAGCTGTTTTGCTTCCTCACTATTCTTATCTATGATCTTAAATTCTAGTTTACCATCAGCAAGCTCCATAAGCGCTTTTGCTAAGATCTCTGCTTCTCCGCAAGTTGGGCATCCGTGGTGATGATGAACATGAGGATGGGGGTGAATATGAGTTGCTGTATGCTCGTGTTCATCATCAGGATCATTAGGATCAGGATTGCTCTCTGAACCCTTCTCTACCACTAAGTAATCAACAACTTTTCGCTGGAATTGCTGGAATATTTGTTTTAACGCCTGCTTAGTTTCCTCATCAAATAATTCATCAGCGCTCATAACAAAACACCACATCCAATTTATCTGATAGGCCTACCTAACAATAAACCCACTCACCCTTATATAATCTTCTACATACAAAAGTGGGACTGTATTTAACGTTTTTTAAGCTCTCTACAATTTATTTGGAGCAATTTTTTGAATGAGATATTAGTTATAAATAAGAAAATAAATATATATTGATCGGGAAGAAAAATATGAAGAAGACATTAACAGCAAAGATACTAGAGATTATATGGCAAAACCCAGGTTCAAGTATAAAAGATGTGGCTACGATGCTAAATATTAGTTTGCCCACCGCTAGAGCAATACTGTACAAACTAAAGAATAACGGATACATAGAGAAAACGGGAAAGGGATATGTACTAACAAGTAAGGGTGAATGGTTCATAAACAATGTTCTTCTCAAAGAAAAAACTGCTGGCAAAGAATCAGCAGAACAAAAACCCGTTGATACACCTAGAAAAAGTGAACAAGTAATTATGGAGAGTAAACAGGAAGTAGAAAAGGATAAAAAGGAAAAACAAGTGGTCATAGAGCAGAACCAATTAGCTGGGTTCAAAGAAAAAATAATGAATAAAATAATGCTTCTAGAATCCAGAATAAACGAATTAGAGGAGACAATACAGAGAATAACAACAGATCTCGAATCCATTAAGAATATTTTGAGAACTAAGGAAGAATATGCAAAGATAACTGAGAAAATGGAAAAACCCTCTAATAAGCCAGCAATGCTTTTAGGTGTAAAGAAACAAAGTAAAAGCAGCGAAAACAAGCTTCCAGCACCTATAATGTACATATATGAAGCAAAGAATGCTCTTGGACCACTACTTGACTCTCTGATTAGATCTGGAAAAGTAGAAATAATAGGATCGCTTGTTGTTGACTCAGAATTTTATAGTGAATTCAAGAAAAGATTCCCCATAACAATTTCGGAGGCAGAAAGACTGCCTCCAATGGAGAAGAAATTATTAGAGGAAATGAACCGTGAAGCTATAGTTATAATTCATGCTGGTAAATACTATAAATTGATCAAGTAGCATTGTTGAGGGGGCTGCATATTTCTCCTGAGAATTTTTGCTTACCCAATCTTATAGCAGTATCTACTAAGCCTATCTTCTTCTCTAAAGTAAAAACAACGCTTAAAATAGATTCCTCACCTCTCAATAGCTTTGTACAAGCCCTTGTATGACCATCTATAACATAGTATTCTTTATTATAGTTATATACAAGGATTGGCTCCTCAACTATTTTCCTAGATGGAGGAGGGACTATTTTCTGTGTTGTAATAAGTTCTCTTATGACGAGCTTATCTTTCCAAATATATGCTATTCCACCATGTTTCTTTTCAATAAAATGTATTATGTTAACCATGTGTCTCCAAGTATTGAGCCATGAACTAATTTTTTCTAATGGATTAAATAATTCTATTTCCCATATTGGAATAGATACTCTAGGCTTATAACCTGGAATATTAAGTATTAGAGACTTAACTCTTCTCCTCAGCCAAAGCATTACTCTGGCACGATGATGACCGTCTATTATATAGTATCTCGACATACTGCCTCTAATAACTATGATTGGAGAATCGTATCCGTGGAATAATACTTCTTTAAGAACTAAGCCCATTTTATCTGATTCAAGGTATTTCTGAGTAGAATATAATGTAATTGGATCCAGTGTTTTCTCGCCGATATACTGTATAGTTTTATACTTGTCTTTTAGGATCCAAATTATTTCTCTTAGTCTTCTCTCAACATCTCTTCTACTAGATAACCTTAATCTTTTAGGGAGAAAATCTTTTTCTTTCATGCTCCACATCATCATAAATACTGTATGTCAAAAGCATTCTTTATAATTAAATCTTCTAGGACTAGTTATTCCTTTTATATCTTAAGATTTCATTTCTTCGTATTCATGTGTTATTACCCATGCATATTTTTCTGGGTGTTTCACTCCGTCGGGACAACCTTTTCCATGCCTAATTGGTTCCTTGATCCTGCTAAGTAATACTATTCTACTGGGGATGCTCTCGCTTAGAACCATATACCCGGTGAGATCAGCGAGTTTTTTAGCTATTTCTCTTACATATTCGTGTGAAGGCATATTAGCTGGTGTTAGTCTTCCTCTACTATAACCAATGAACATATAGGCTTTAACTTCTACATATGTTGGATTACCTTTTTCAATTAGTTTTGCGAATCCCTTCAATGCCTCTTCGGAATCATTAAATCCTTTAATGAGGGTTATACGGTAGACTGTGGGTGATTTAAAGCTGGGGAATAAATCTATTGTTTCCATTACAAGTTCCCATGCTCGGGGAACTATTGGTCGATTGAACTCCATGAATTTCTGTTTGTTCCATGCTTCCAAGCTTAAATATAGCTGGGAAGGTTCTTCTTCTAGCCCAGCTAGGATATCTGGTCTCACACCATGAGTTACGAGGAATGTTGTCATGCCTCTTTTATGATATTCTTTGATCAGTTCGCCAAGCCTTGGATACAGTGTTGGTTCTCCTGTTAAACTAATTGCAACATGTTTTGGATTCATTGCCTCCTCAACCATTAAAGGATCAGCTTTTGGATTGCCCTTAAACCCAGCTACTATTTGTCTATGCACCCTTATGCTTTCCTCGGCAATAATTTCCGGATCATCTATTACTGGGATCCTCGTTTCATCCCAATGCATACCAATATCTTCAGGCTGTATTCTCCAGCAATGACGGCATCTAAGCCAACACCATGCTGCAACCGGGGACATTTGTATACATCTATGGCTCTCTATACCGTACCATAAACATTTATAGCAGAACCTCCTGTTTACTAATGCTTCACGTGTCCAATGGCAACGCTTAACAACACCAATAGTGCCTATAAAATGATATCCCTGTTTCTTCATATGTTCATATATCGCTTTATACACTGGGCTACTATTCCAGAACTCCTCTCTTTTCCTCCTAACCTCCTCCCAATCAATACTTCTCTGCATAAAATAAAATCACCTCTCCTATTAGAATTCATTTAAATAACTTAATATAGGAAGCGGTTTATTCTAATAGTAAAATAAAGATAGTATCCAAAAGGCATCTATACATAAGCAGTAAATATTGGAGGATTATTATAAAATGTTCATTGACCCTCGAAGAACTATTATAAGTTTCGATATGGCATGCACTCTTTTCTGGGAGCCCGGATGTAAGCCTGATTATCATAGCAGAGTA from Staphylothermus marinus F1 harbors:
- a CDS encoding radical SAM protein, which translates into the protein MSREILVFMPSKKFPSISITGNKCWLMCNYCMGRFLKGMDHVYTPKQLYDLARYYAKKGAHGLLISGGFTREGYLPIQPYLDTIREIKKNFGLIINVHPGLIDKELAVKLRNAGVDIVDYELVLDNRIIRDIKHLNKTIEDYIRTYETLAREGPPYIAPHIMIGAKYGGIDWEYTAIDLLRDYNPYLVVFLLIIPARGTLFVNVSIPKINQVIDVLKYARRKLNTELSMGCMRPSPVKNSLDEILIENKLVNRIVNPHPLLIKKYGLKIIETCCSVPRKILVEKGLL
- a CDS encoding radical SAM protein; this translates as MDDIMIRASLWSLVKLGLMDGPQISYPMNIIYLLQYSDKGCLAHCKFCAQSIMSSLSKKFLSRITWPPIGLSKVVNALKQHGDEIKRICLQTIIKPWFLDEALKIIREINDNVPELPISLAITPISSKYLEEFKGYGVDYLGVGLDASSPRIFRIVNKPYSWRIYMKFINEAIKVYGYRRVIVHLIVGLGEKPLELYKLMEDLIMRGADIALFAYTPIDKGLMRPEINILRYREAQIIRYFLLKGYRLNEILDKSIRVNNDILEEIVRHIEKYMGIFITSGCPYCNRPYYNESPRGPFYNFYSRNHVMKYLDSIISELEKLRNR
- a CDS encoding lipoate--protein ligase family protein, translating into MSSWRLIIDEANVYYNMAMDETLLILREKGLIPNTVRIYIMRPSAVTIGYFQRIKDVLNLDYLDKYGIDYTRRITGGGAVYHDQDGEITYSITTDIDSISKNILESYRKICSGIVEALKELGVKAEYKPINDIVVMGKKISGNAQTRRRKALMQHGTLMYGTNIDILAKVLKPPKEKLSSHKAKTIHDRVTTLEKILGYKPRKEDVIDALIKGFEKALRIRLVRDNYWKEELELANSLIDKYRSKEWIFKR
- a CDS encoding lipoate protein ligase C-terminal domain-containing protein; translated protein: MNNSIKKSITHRVPGGKTLKIDAEFKDDVIVDIVISGDFFAYPEEGIEMLENDLKGKTINEAIRIIDDYRDKIELLGISLDNIKNLLIEIFRGES
- a CDS encoding metal-dependent transcriptional regulator, with the protein product MVSHDKTKPWRAEDYLEAIYAMKQQGLKPKVRELARRLGIKPSSVVEYLKRLNELGYIVYRKGGYIKLTEKGKSLAEKVYRRHILLTEFLVAIGVPRDIAEIDACYMEHGLHDETINKIVEFLKKNLKI
- a CDS encoding thioredoxin family protein, yielding MSADELFDEETKQALKQIFQQFQRKVVDYLVVEKGSESNPDPNDPDDEHEHTATHIHPHPHVHHHHGCPTCGEAEILAKALMELADGKLEFKIIDKNSEEAKQLHTRYVPAFIYGSPKKNIRYYGLPSGQEFAPFIYVHLYIANNDIKLPENVIEEAKKIDVPLHIKIFVTPECPYCPLTVDAFNQLALINDKILVETIEAIELPLEADMYNVAYVPDVIITDPDKMDEYGVEPVERINGYMPIEEAINIVKYAAEKLKEMKKQG
- a CDS encoding winged helix-turn-helix domain-containing protein yields the protein MKKTLTAKILEIIWQNPGSSIKDVATMLNISLPTARAILYKLKNNGYIEKTGKGYVLTSKGEWFINNVLLKEKTAGKESAEQKPVDTPRKSEQVIMESKQEVEKDKKEKQVVIEQNQLAGFKEKIMNKIMLLESRINELEETIQRITTDLESIKNILRTKEEYAKITEKMEKPSNKPAMLLGVKKQSKSSENKLPAPIMYIYEAKNALGPLLDSLIRSGKVEIIGSLVVDSEFYSEFKKRFPITISEAERLPPMEKKLLEEMNREAIVIIHAGKYYKLIK
- a CDS encoding ParB/Srx family N-terminal domain-containing protein; translated protein: MKEKDFLPKRLRLSSRRDVERRLREIIWILKDKYKTIQYIGEKTLDPITLYSTQKYLESDKMGLVLKEVLFHGYDSPIIVIRGSMSRYYIIDGHHRARVMLWLRRRVKSLILNIPGYKPRVSIPIWEIELFNPLEKISSWLNTWRHMVNIIHFIEKKHGGIAYIWKDKLVIRELITTQKIVPPPSRKIVEEPILVYNYNKEYYVIDGHTRACTKLLRGEESILSVVFTLEKKIGLVDTAIRLGKQKFSGEICSPLNNAT
- the twy1 gene encoding 4-demethylwyosine synthase TYW1 codes for the protein MQRSIDWEEVRRKREEFWNSSPVYKAIYEHMKKQGYHFIGTIGVVKRCHWTREALVNRRFCYKCLWYGIESHRCIQMSPVAAWCWLRCRHCWRIQPEDIGMHWDETRIPVIDDPEIIAEESIRVHRQIVAGFKGNPKADPLMVEEAMNPKHVAISLTGEPTLYPRLGELIKEYHKRGMTTFLVTHGVRPDILAGLEEEPSQLYLSLEAWNKQKFMEFNRPIVPRAWELVMETIDLFPSFKSPTVYRITLIKGFNDSEEALKGFAKLIEKGNPTYVEVKAYMFIGYSRGRLTPANMPSHEYVREIAKKLADLTGYMVLSESIPSRIVLLSRIKEPIRHGKGCPDGVKHPEKYAWVITHEYEEMKS